In the genome of Vicia villosa cultivar HV-30 ecotype Madison, WI linkage group LG7, Vvil1.0, whole genome shotgun sequence, one region contains:
- the LOC131616716 gene encoding AT-hook motif nuclear-localized protein 22 has translation MDQVSAQGRPLPPPFLTRDLHLHPHHQFHTNHQTNDEEQQSGNGNMSRGQKRERNNNNNDDINNTPTGGDGKDDGGSGSGGGGSGGEMGRRPRGRPAGSKNKPKPPIIITRDSANALRSHVMEVANGCDIMESVTVFARRRQRGVCILSGSGTVTNVTLRQPASPGAVVTLHGRFEILSLSGSFLPPPAPPAASGLAIYLAGGQGQVVGGSVVGPLLASGPVVIMAASFGNAAYERLPLEDEETPVNVQGSGGLGSPGTLSTQQQQQQQQQLVQDPNSTSPLFHGVPQNLLNSCQLPAEGYWGGSVRPPF, from the coding sequence ATGGATCAAGTAAGTGCACAAGGTCGTCCTCTTCCACCTCCTTTTCTCACTAGAgaccttcatcttcatcctcaccATCAATTTCACACCAACCACCAAACCAATGATGAGGAACAACAAAGTGGTAATGGCAACATGAGCCGAGGTCAAAAGCGAgaacgaaacaacaacaacaacgatgaCATCAACAACACTCCTACCGGCGGAGATGGAAAGGATGATGGCGGAAGTGGAAGCGGCGGTGGAGGTAGTGGCGGTGAGATGGGGAGAAGACCAAGAGGAAGACCAGCAGGTTCGAAAAACAAACCAAAACCGCCGATTATCATCACAAGGGATAGCGCCAACGCGCTGAGATCCCATGTGATGGAAGTTGCAAACGGATGTGATATCATGGAAAGTGTGACGGTCTTTGCGCGGAGGAGGCAGCGTGGTGTCTGCATCCTCAGCGGAAGTGGGACCGTCACAAACGTGACTCTCCGTCAACCAGCATCGCCTGGCGCGGTAGTCACACTTCACGGAAGATTCGAGATATTATCTCTATCAGGCTCGTTTCTCCCGCCGCCTGCTCCACCAGCAGCGTCAGGACTAGCCATATATCTTGCTGGTGGACAAGGACAGGTTGTCGGCGGAAGCGTGGTGGGACCGTTGTTGGCTTCCGGTCCCGTTGTTATCATGGCCGCTTCCTTTGGAAATGCAGCATATGAAAGATTGCctttagaagatgaagaaacaccAGTGAATGTTCAAGGTAGTGGAGGATTAGGATCACCCGGAACTCTGAGTACTCaacagcagcaacaacaacagcaacaacttGTTCAAGATCCTAACAGCACTTCACCACTTTTCCATGGTGTTCCTCAAAATCTTCTCAATTCATGCCAATTACCAGCTGAAGGCTATTGGGGTGGAAGTGTTCGTCCTCCATTTtaa